Part of the Cellulomonas hominis genome, TGCTCCGCCGGCTGCTGCCGATGGGCGCGACCAGCCAGTTCACGGACGCCTCCGGCCGGATCGTGCTGTCCGAGGTCGACGTGCACGAGGGCTGGCGCGGCAAGCCGCTGCGCGTCCTCGAGGAGGCCACCGGCGCCCGTGTCGCGTACCTGACCCGCTACGGCGACGGCCTGCTGCCGGACGCCCAGACCGTCCTCCAGGAGAACGACATCGTGCACCTGCTCATGCACGCCGACGACACGTCGGCCGTCGAGCGCGTCGTCACCGCGGCCCCGGAGGTGCAGGCGTGAGGGTCGTCATCGCCGGCGCCGGCTCGGTCGGGCGCTCGATCGCCCGCGAGCTGCTGGCCAACGGGCACGAGATCACGCTGATCGACCGCCAGCCGTCCGCGATGCGCGTGGCCCAGGTCGCGGACGCCGACTGGCTGCTGGCCGACGCGTGCGAGCTGCCGACCCTGACCCAGGCGCGCACGGACGAGTGCGACGTCGTCGTGGCGGCCACCGGCGACGACAAGGCGAACCTCGTCATCTCCCTGCTCGCGAAGACCGAGTACGGCGTGCCGCGGACCGTGGCCCGGGTGAACAACCCGAAGAACGAGTGGATGTTCGACGAGGCGTGGGGCGTCGACGTGGCGGTGTCCACGCCGCGCATCATGACGGCGATGATCGAGGAGGCCGTCTCCGTCGGCGACCTGGTGCGGATCTTCACGTTCCACCAGTCCGGCGCGGACATCCTCGAGCTCACGCTGCCCGACGACTCCCCGCTCGCGGGCCGGCTGATCGGTCAGGTCGACTGGCCGGCCGACACCGTGCTGGCGTGCGTCGTGCGGGACGACCGGCCGTTCTCCCCCAGCGGCGACGACACCCTGGAGGGCGGCGACGAGCTGCTGTTCGTCACGGGGCGGGACGGCTCGGAGGTGGCGCTGGCCGAGCTGCTGTCGAGCCGCGCACCAGGATCCAGCTGAGCCAGAGCACGAGGGCCGTCAGCGGCACGCCCATGACGAGCTTCGCGGTGCCGAGCCAGGCGACCTCGCCGGCCAGGTAGAGCGGGACCTGCACCACCAGGCGCAGCGCGAACATCCCGGCCCACAGCCAGGTCGCCAGCGCGTACCGGCGGCGCAGCTCGGGGTCGGCGCGCCACGCGACGGCACCGGCCCACGACCCCTGCGACGACATCGGGCCGTCGGACCGGAACAGCCCGACCACGACGCCCACCAGCGGCCAGCGCACCAGCGCGGACACCACGAACGCCAGCAGGTAGGCGACGTTGGTCAGCAGGCCCCACGCGAAGTAGTCCTCCGCGCGGCCGGACCGCCACGCCCACAGGACGCCGATCCCGACGCCCAGGACGCCGGACAGCGCCTGCGTGAGCGGGCTGCGCTGCACGAGCCGCGCGACGACCGCGACCAGCGCGGTGGCGGCGGACGCCACGAGCGCGGGCGTCAGCCGCTGCCCCGCGGCGACGAACACGACGACGAACACCAGCCCGGGCGCGACGGACTCGACCGCACCGCGCACGCCGCCGATGGCCTCGCCGAAGGAGAACTCGTCGGCGCCGATCGCCCTCATGCCGCGGGCCGCGCCGGCGCCCTCGGCCGTCTCCGGCCCGGGGGGCGTCGCCGGCTCACTCACCGGGTCGGGGCCGCAGCTCGTAGCGGGGGTTGAACATGGAGCGCCGGCCCTCGCGGGAGCACACCAGGCCCTCGACCTTCAGCCGGCGGCCGGGCTCGATGCCGGCGATCTCCCGGCGTCCCAGCCAGACCAGCACGACCGAGCCGGAGCCGTCGTACAGCTCGGCCTCCAGGGCGGGCACGCCCTCGCGGGGGCGCAGGACCACCGAGCGCAGCACGCCGGACACCTTGGCGCGGTGCCGGTCGGACGCCAGGCTCACCGGCGTGCAGCCGGTGGCGCGCACGGCGTCCTCCCGCTCCTCGACGGCCTCGATCTCCTCCTGCGAGGCGACGGCCCGGCGCAGGTGCTCGCGCAGCGACGTGGGCATGTCAATGGATCTCCGTGATCTCCGGCCCGCGCTTGAGCGGGTCGAACGTGGGGGCGGCGGGCGCCGCCGGGGCGGCCGGGGTCGCGCCGTCGGCCTGGTTCGGGAGCCGGAGCGCGAGCAGGTCGCGCGGCGGCCGGGCGTCGCCGCCGCGGACGACGACGGTGCGGCGGAACAGGTCCTCGAGCTTGCCCGCGGCCTCCTCGTCCACCGCCGCGCGGCCGGTGATGACGCCGCGCAGGAACCAGCGGGGGCCGTCGACGCCGATGAACCGGGCCGGGCGGTGCCCGGTGCGGCCCTCGGGGGTGCGCACGGGGAGCCGGGCGAGCAGCTCGCGCCCGAACGGGCCGGGCACGTCGTCCACGGCGCCGCCCTGCTTGCGCACGGACTCGCCGATCTCCTCGCGGATCTCGTCCCAGATGCCCTCGGTGCGCGGGGCGGCGAACGCCTGCATCTGCAGCGTCGAGCCGTCCAGCGTCACGCCGACCGCGGTCACGACGTTGGTCTTCTTGTCGATCTCCATGCGGAGCTCCATGCCGTGCACGCCCGGCAGCCGGAGCGCGCCGAGGTCCACGCGGGGCCCCGGCGGGATCTCGTCGGCGGCGTCCCAGGGCCCGGCGGACCGGTCGGGGACGGGCGCGGGCGCCTCGTCCGGGGCGCCGGGCGCGGCCGCGTCGTCGGCCTGGGCGGCCGGCTCCTCGGGCGTCGCCTGGTCGGCCGTCTGCTCCAGGGTCTCGTCCTGGGCGGTGCGGTCCTTCGCACCGCGCCGGAATAGCGCCACCCTCAGTCCCTTCCCCGGGTCGCCCGCCGCGCGGGCACGTACACGTCCACAGTAGTCCGCCCGGTGCGGTGCACCTAGCGGGCCCCGCCCGACCGCCAGCCGCCGGACGAGCCGAAGCCGCCGGCGCCGCGCACGGAGTCCGGCAGCTCGTCGGCCTCGACGAACGCCGCGCGCTCCACCCGCTGGATGACGAGCTGCGCCACCCGGTCGCCGCGGTGCAGCACCACCGGCTCCCGCGCGTCGGTGTTGAGCAGCGTCACGGCGATCTCGCCGCGGTACCCCGCGTCCACGGTGCCGGGCGCGTTGACGATCGTCAGGCCGTGCTTGGCGGCCAGGCCCGAGCGCGGGTGCACGAACGCGGCGTAACCCTCCGGCAGCGCGATGGCCAGGCCGGTCGGGACGGTGACCCGCTCCCCCGGCTCGATCGTCGCGTCCACCCGCGTGACCAGGTCCGCGCCGGCGTCGCCCGGGTGGGCGTACGCGGGGACGGGGACGCCCTCGTCCAGGCGGCGGAGCAGCACGGTCAGGGTGGCGGTGGTGTCCTCGGTGCTCGTCACGGGGCCCGACCCTACCGGCCGCGGGTGCGATGCTGGGACGGTGCAGACCACGACGCCCCCGTTCGACGAGCGCCTCTGGCCGTCCCCCGCGGTCTGGCTGGCCGTGCCCGCCGCCGCGGCGATGCTCGGCATCGTGCTGTGGCCGCTGGGCACCGGCCCGGGGGTCGCGGGCGCGGTGACCGGCCTGGTCGCCGCCGGGGCGGCCGCGGTGGCGTCGGCGACGCGGGTCCGGGTCGCCGACGGCGAGCTGCACGCGGGTGCCGCGCACGTGCCGCTCGGGCTGCTCCGGGACCCCGTCGCGCTGGACGCGGACGCCACCCGCGCCGCGCTCGGCCCGGAGCTCGACGCGCGCGCGTACGTGTGCCTGCGCGGGTGGGTCAGGACGGCGGTCCGGGTCCGCCTCGACGACCCCGCGGACCCGACCCCCTACTGGGTGGTCTCCACCCGCCGGCCCGACGACCTCGTGCGGGCGCTGCAGCCCGCGGACGACGACGCCGGCCGGACCACGGGGGTCCGGCCGGCGTCGTGACGGCTGGGTCGGGCGCGCGGCTCGCGCGCGTCCGGACGGCGGCTCAGGCCGCGCACTCCGAGCAGACGGGCATGCCGTCCTTCTCGTACGCGAGCTGGCTGCGGTGGTGCACCAGGAAGCACTTGGAGCACGTGAACTCGTCGGCCTGACGCGGCAGCACCCGGACGGACAGCTCCTCACCGGACAGGTCCGCGCCCGGGAGCTCGAACCCTTCGGCCGCTTCGGTCTCGTCCTCGTCCACCACGCCCGAGTTCTTGTCGGAGCGCCGGGCCTGGAGCTCCTGCAGCGAGTCCTCGCTGAGGTCCTCCTCGGTCTTGCGCGGGGCGTCGTAGTCGGTTGCCATGAGGTGTGGTCACGCTCCGTTGGGTCGGTGGTCGGCGTACGCGGGATCAAGTCGCGGCAGGCGAGGTTTGTTCCCGACAGGCGCCCCGGATTGTGCCCTATTTCGTCGCGGGACGCACGCCGGTCCGGCACCTCCCGCGCCGGGCCCGCGCGGAGCCCGCCGGACGGTCCGGGCGAACCCCCGCGAACCCCCGCAGAACACCCCCGGGGACGTGCCCGCGCCGCCCTCAGTCGTCCGAGTCGGCACCCAGCTCGGCGAGCAGCGCGCCGAGGGCCGCCACCGTCTCCGGCGGTCCGACCACGGTCATGTCCCGGCTCGCCCGGCGCCCCCGCAGGCCGGTGACCTGCGCACCCGCCTCGCGAGCGATGATCTCGCCCGCCGCGACGTCCCACGCGTTGAGCCCGCGCTCGTACATCACGTCGAGCGTCCCCTCGGCCACGCGGCACAGGTCCAGCGCCGCCGACCCGATGCGCCGGATGTCCCGCACCTGCGGGAGCAGCGCGGCCAGCACCCGGCCCTGCGCGCGGCGGCGCTCCGAGACGTACCCGAAGCCCGTGCCGACGAGCGACGTGGCGAGCGGCCGGGCCGGGTTCGCGGCGATCGGCTGCCCGTCGCGGCGGGCGCCCAGCCCGAGCCCGGCCGCGTACGTCACGCCGTCGACGACCGAGTGCACCGCGCCCGCGACCGCGGTCCAGCGCTCCGGGTCGGGCTCGCCGGCGACCAGGCCGACCGACACCGCGTACGCCGGGACGCCGTACAGGTAGTTCACCGTCCCGTCGATGGGGTCCAGCACCCAGGTGAGCCCGGTGGTCCCCGGCTCCAGCCCGTGCTCCTCGCCCAGCACGCCGTCGTCCGGCCGGTGCTCGGCGAGCAGCTCGCGCAGGTGCGCCTCAGACGCCAGGTCCATCGCGGTGACCGGGTCCACCTCCGAGGACTTCGTCGCGGCGACGGCCACCCGGGCGGGGCGGTTCGCGCGGATCAGGTCGCCGGCGGAGCGGGCGAGCCGCTCGGCGAGGTCGGTCAGCGCCCGCACCGCGGCGGCGTCGGGCAGGTCAGGGGTCGCGCTGCTCACGCACCCCATCCTGCCCGACGGCACGCGACCGGCGCCGAGGTCGTCGGTTGCGCGGTCCAGCCGGGGTGCGCAACCGACGACCTCGGGCGGAACCGTCGACCTCGGCCGGTGACCCGACCCCTCAGCGGGCGCCGCGGGCGCCGCGGACGTGGCGGAGCCAGCGGAGCAGCGGGGCCGGCTCCTCGCGCGGGGGGCGCGGGGCCCGGCCCGGGCGGGCGCCGCGGCCGGGGTAGCGGGCGCGCACGGCCGCCGGGTCCCACGGGCCGGGGGCCTGCAGCCGGAACCGCAGCGCCACGAGCCGGGTGACGAGCACCACGGAGACCGCCAGCACCTCGGTCGGCACGGTCAGGGCGCCGGCGTGCCAGAGCACCGCCACGAGCAGCGCCCCGAGCACCGACGGGATCGCGTAGAGCTGCCGCTGGTGCAGCACCACGGGCACCTCCCCGGTGAGGATGTCCCGCAGCACCCCGCCGCCGACGCCGGTGATGACGCCCGCGCAGACCGCCGCGGTCGCCCCGGTCCCGTACTCCAGCGCCTTCACGGTGCCGACGACGGTGAACAGCGCGAGGGCGCCGGCGTCCAGCACCAGCACGAACCGCCGGAGCCGCCCGAGCCCCGGGTGCGCCGCCCAGGTCACCAGCCCCGCGACGCAGGCCGTCACCACGAACTCCCACTGCGCGATCCCGACCGGCGGCACGGCGCCGATCAGCACGTCGCGCAGGATGCCGCCGCCGAGACCCGCGGCCCAGGCCAGGACCACGATGCCGAAGATGTCGAACCCCTTGCGGACCGCGGCCAGGCCGCCGGACAGGGCGCCGACGAACACGCCGAGCAGCTCCAGGACGGGTTGCAGGGGGAGGTCGTCGAACACAGGGGTGATCATGGCAGTTCGGCGGCGCACCGCCCGGCCTCCGCGGGATCGGGGGTGGGCGGTGGCAGGCTCGTCGCGGATGATGGGAGAGGTGATGGCTGAGCTCGAGCTGATCGGACTGCACGAGGACGGGGAACACCTCGTTCTCGCGGCGGCCGACGGGCAGCGCTACCGGCTGCACATCGACGAGCCGCTGCGCGCCGCGGTGCGCCGCGACCGCCCGCAGCTGGAGCAGATCCGCGCGGAGCAGTCGGGCGTGCCCAGTCCGCGGGAGATCCAGGCGCGCGTCCGCGCGGGGCAGTCCGCGGAGCAGATCGCGCAGGACTCCGGCCTCACGGTCGAGCACGTGCGGCGCTTCGAGGGCCCCGTGCTCGCGGAGCGCGAGTTCGTCGCCGAGCAGGCGCGCGGCACCCGGGTCGGCCGGGACGTCGGGGCGCCGGTGCTGGGCGACCTCGTCGTGGACCGGCTCGCCGCGCGCGGCGTGGACCCCGACGGCGTGGAGTGGGACGCGTACCGCGAGGCGGGCGCCGGCTGGACCGTCGTGGCGCGGTTCCTCGTCGAGGACGACCTGCGCGAGGCCCGGTGGACCTACGACGCCTCGGCCCGCGCGGTGCACGCCGAGGAGGACGAGGCCCGCTGGCTCTCCGAGACGGAGATCGCCGACGGCCCCGTGCCGCGCCG contains:
- a CDS encoding DUF3093 domain-containing protein, translating into MQTTTPPFDERLWPSPAVWLAVPAAAAMLGIVLWPLGTGPGVAGAVTGLVAAGAAAVASATRVRVADGELHAGAAHVPLGLLRDPVALDADATRAALGPELDARAYVCLRGWVRTAVRVRLDDPADPTPYWVVSTRRPDDLVRALQPADDDAGRTTGVRPAS
- a CDS encoding inositol monophosphatase family protein encodes the protein MSSATPDLPDAAAVRALTDLAERLARSAGDLIRANRPARVAVAATKSSEVDPVTAMDLASEAHLRELLAEHRPDDGVLGEEHGLEPGTTGLTWVLDPIDGTVNYLYGVPAYAVSVGLVAGEPDPERWTAVAGAVHSVVDGVTYAAGLGLGARRDGQPIAANPARPLATSLVGTGFGYVSERRRAQGRVLAALLPQVRDIRRIGSAALDLCRVAEGTLDVMYERGLNAWDVAAGEIIAREAGAQVTGLRGRRASRDMTVVGPPETVAALGALLAELGADSDD
- the sepH gene encoding septation protein SepH translates to MAELELIGLHEDGEHLVLAAADGQRYRLHIDEPLRAAVRRDRPQLEQIRAEQSGVPSPREIQARVRAGQSAEQIAQDSGLTVEHVRRFEGPVLAEREFVAEQARGTRVGRDVGAPVLGDLVVDRLAARGVDPDGVEWDAYREAGAGWTVVARFLVEDDLREARWTYDASARAVHAEEDEARWLSETEIADGPVPRRHLSAVRDLVYDVDADVRPVLAAVDGPAPHGEHAEDPVDDIRATADLLDDLRARRGVRQTLDLEDDEDEDFGGFGPQHAFDFGQLDAPDVPDLPGSHPVETEPASQARVYPAPVRPVAEEPETPVAAEPGEPGPDAAEPARPEPRTRSGRRGRPKVPSWDEIVFGAKPE
- a CDS encoding DUF4193 domain-containing protein; this encodes MATDYDAPRKTEEDLSEDSLQELQARRSDKNSGVVDEDETEAAEGFELPGADLSGEELSVRVLPRQADEFTCSKCFLVHHRSQLAYEKDGMPVCSECAA
- the dut gene encoding dUTP diphosphatase — protein: MTSTEDTTATLTVLLRRLDEGVPVPAYAHPGDAGADLVTRVDATIEPGERVTVPTGLAIALPEGYAAFVHPRSGLAAKHGLTIVNAPGTVDAGYRGEIAVTLLNTDAREPVVLHRGDRVAQLVIQRVERAAFVEADELPDSVRGAGGFGSSGGWRSGGAR
- a CDS encoding OB-fold nucleic acid binding domain-containing protein, translating into MPTSLREHLRRAVASQEEIEAVEEREDAVRATGCTPVSLASDRHRAKVSGVLRSVVLRPREGVPALEAELYDGSGSVVLVWLGRREIAGIEPGRRLKVEGLVCSREGRRSMFNPRYELRPRPGE
- a CDS encoding DUF3710 domain-containing protein codes for the protein MALFRRGAKDRTAQDETLEQTADQATPEEPAAQADDAAAPGAPDEAPAPVPDRSAGPWDAADEIPPGPRVDLGALRLPGVHGMELRMEIDKKTNVVTAVGVTLDGSTLQMQAFAAPRTEGIWDEIREEIGESVRKQGGAVDDVPGPFGRELLARLPVRTPEGRTGHRPARFIGVDGPRWFLRGVITGRAAVDEEAAGKLEDLFRRTVVVRGGDARPPRDLLALRLPNQADGATPAAPAAPAAPTFDPLKRGPEITEIH
- a CDS encoding trimeric intracellular cation channel family protein; protein product: MFDDLPLQPVLELLGVFVGALSGGLAAVRKGFDIFGIVVLAWAAGLGGGILRDVLIGAVPPVGIAQWEFVVTACVAGLVTWAAHPGLGRLRRFVLVLDAGALALFTVVGTVKALEYGTGATAAVCAGVITGVGGGVLRDILTGEVPVVLHQRQLYAIPSVLGALLVAVLWHAGALTVPTEVLAVSVVLVTRLVALRFRLQAPGPWDPAAVRARYPGRGARPGRAPRPPREEPAPLLRWLRHVRGARGAR
- a CDS encoding DUF3159 domain-containing protein yields the protein MRAIGADEFSFGEAIGGVRGAVESVAPGLVFVVVFVAAGQRLTPALVASAATALVAVVARLVQRSPLTQALSGVLGVGIGVLWAWRSGRAEDYFAWGLLTNVAYLLAFVVSALVRWPLVGVVVGLFRSDGPMSSQGSWAGAVAWRADPELRRRYALATWLWAGMFALRLVVQVPLYLAGEVAWLGTAKLVMGVPLTALVLWLSWILVRGSTAARPAPPPSRPAP
- a CDS encoding potassium channel family protein, which encodes MRVVIAGAGSVGRSIARELLANGHEITLIDRQPSAMRVAQVADADWLLADACELPTLTQARTDECDVVVAATGDDKANLVISLLAKTEYGVPRTVARVNNPKNEWMFDEAWGVDVAVSTPRIMTAMIEEAVSVGDLVRIFTFHQSGADILELTLPDDSPLAGRLIGQVDWPADTVLACVVRDDRPFSPSGDDTLEGGDELLFVTGRDGSEVALAELLSSRAPGSS